The Streptomyces luteogriseus genome includes a window with the following:
- the npdG gene encoding NADPH-dependent F420 reductase: MTSTDSAATDNAQKAPAKDPWDLPDVSGLVVGVLGGTGPQGKGLAYRLAKAGQKVIIGSRAADRARATAEELGHGVEGADNAETARRSDIVIVAVPWDGHGKTLESLREELAGKLVVDCVNPLGFDKKGAYALKPEEGSAAEQAAALLPDSRVTAAFHHLSAVLLQDPEIDEIDTDVMVLGEVRADVETVQALAGRIPGMRGIFAGRLRNAHQVESLVANLISVNRRYKAHAGLRVTDV; encoded by the coding sequence ATGACCTCTACCGACAGTGCTGCCACCGACAACGCCCAGAAGGCGCCCGCCAAGGACCCCTGGGACCTGCCCGACGTCTCCGGACTCGTGGTCGGGGTGCTCGGCGGAACCGGGCCGCAGGGCAAGGGCCTGGCCTACCGGCTCGCCAAGGCCGGCCAGAAGGTGATCATCGGCTCGCGGGCCGCCGACCGCGCCCGGGCGACCGCCGAGGAACTCGGCCACGGCGTCGAGGGCGCCGACAACGCCGAGACCGCGCGCCGCAGCGACATCGTGATCGTCGCCGTGCCGTGGGACGGACACGGCAAGACCCTCGAATCCCTGCGCGAGGAACTGGCCGGCAAGCTCGTCGTCGACTGCGTCAACCCGCTCGGCTTCGACAAGAAGGGCGCCTACGCCCTCAAGCCGGAGGAGGGCAGCGCCGCCGAGCAGGCCGCCGCCCTGCTGCCGGACTCCCGGGTCACCGCCGCCTTCCACCACCTGTCGGCCGTGCTGCTCCAGGACCCGGAGATCGACGAGATCGACACCGATGTGATGGTGCTCGGAGAGGTCCGCGCGGACGTGGAGACCGTCCAGGCCCTGGCCGGGCGCATCCCGGGCATGCGCGGCATCTTCGCCGGGCGGCTGCGCAACGCCCACCAGGTGGAGTCGCTGGTGGCGAACCTGATCTCCGTGAACCGCCGCTACAAGGCGCACGCCGGGCTCCGCGTCACCGACGTGTGA
- the efeU gene encoding iron uptake transporter permease EfeU, with translation MFSNYLIGLREGLEASLVVCILIAYLVKTDRRDALKPIWAGIAVAIALAFGFGCALEFGSQELTFQAQEALGGSLSILAVGLVTWMVFWMRRTARHLKSELHGRLDAALAMGTGALVATAFLAVGREGLETALFVWASVHAASDGTPRPLLGVALGLLTAVLLGWLFYRGALRINLAKFFTWTGGMLVVVAAGVLAYGFHDLQEADFLPGLTDKAFDISGTIPPDSWYGTLLKGIFNFQPDPTTLQVAVWLLYLIPTLALFLAPTRTTTPTPVRDKV, from the coding sequence GTGTTCTCCAACTACCTGATCGGTCTGCGCGAGGGCCTGGAGGCGAGCCTGGTCGTCTGCATCCTCATCGCCTATCTGGTCAAGACGGACCGCAGGGACGCCCTGAAGCCGATCTGGGCGGGCATAGCCGTCGCGATCGCCCTCGCGTTCGGCTTCGGCTGCGCCCTCGAATTCGGCTCCCAGGAGCTGACGTTCCAGGCCCAGGAGGCCCTGGGCGGGTCCCTCTCCATCCTCGCGGTCGGCCTGGTGACGTGGATGGTGTTCTGGATGCGCCGCACGGCCCGGCACCTCAAGTCGGAACTGCACGGCCGGCTCGACGCCGCCCTCGCGATGGGCACGGGTGCGCTGGTCGCCACGGCCTTCCTCGCGGTGGGCCGGGAGGGCCTGGAAACGGCCCTGTTCGTCTGGGCGTCGGTCCACGCGGCGAGCGACGGCACGCCCCGCCCCCTGCTCGGCGTCGCCCTGGGCCTCCTCACGGCGGTCCTCCTGGGCTGGCTGTTCTACCGCGGCGCGCTGCGCATCAACCTCGCGAAGTTCTTCACATGGACCGGCGGCATGCTGGTGGTCGTGGCGGCCGGTGTCCTCGCCTACGGCTTCCACGACCTCCAGGAGGCCGACTTCCTGCCCGGCCTCACCGACAAGGCCTTCGACATCTCCGGCACGATCCCTCCGGACAGCTGGTACGGCACCCTCCTCAAGGGCATCTTCAACTTCCAGCCCGACCCCACCACGCTCCAAGTAGCGGTCTGGCTCCTGTACTTGATCCCGACCCTGGCCCTCTTCCTGGCACCGACCCGCACCACGACGCCAACCCCGGTACGCGACAAGGTGTGA
- a CDS encoding biliverdin-producing heme oxygenase translates to MESFSTLLRTASREQHEEARGSTFIGDLLGHRLGVEAFARYTEQLWFVYGALESGARQLVADPVAGPFVRPELFRLTALERDLEHLRGPGWRTAVSALPATLEYAERITACARTWPAGYIAHHYTRYLGDLSGGQIIRDTAEKTWGFPKKGDGVRFYVFEEIDNPAAFKRTYCELLDAVPGGELERQRIVAECKRAYGLNNAMFEALGEEFPLTA, encoded by the coding sequence ATGGAATCCTTCTCGACGCTCCTTCGGACCGCTTCCCGTGAGCAGCACGAGGAGGCCAGGGGCTCGACCTTCATCGGCGACCTGCTGGGGCACAGGCTGGGGGTCGAGGCGTTCGCGCGCTACACGGAGCAGCTGTGGTTCGTGTACGGCGCGCTGGAGTCCGGCGCCCGGCAGCTGGTCGCGGACCCGGTGGCCGGCCCCTTCGTCCGTCCCGAGCTGTTCCGCCTGACGGCGCTGGAACGGGACCTGGAGCACCTGCGCGGCCCCGGCTGGCGGACGGCGGTCAGCGCGCTGCCGGCCACCCTGGAGTACGCGGAACGGATCACGGCGTGTGCCCGCACCTGGCCGGCCGGTTACATCGCCCACCACTACACCCGCTACCTGGGCGACCTCTCCGGCGGGCAGATCATCCGCGACACGGCCGAGAAGACATGGGGTTTTCCGAAGAAGGGCGACGGAGTCCGCTTCTACGTCTTCGAGGAGATCGACAACCCGGCCGCCTTCAAGCGGACCTACTGCGAGCTGCTGGACGCGGTGCCCGGAGGCGAGCTGGAGCGGCAGCGGATCGTGGCCGAGTGCAAGCGGGCGTACGGGCTGAACAACGCGATGTTCGAGGCGCTGGGCGAGGAGTTCCCCCTGACGGCGTGA
- the efeB gene encoding iron uptake transporter deferrochelatase/peroxidase subunit — MTDTNSPSPSRRSLLGWGGAGLALGAAAAGGAVAMARTEDDTEPAGSAIAFHGPHQAGIATPVQDRLHFAAFDVTTDDREAFVQLLKDWTAAARRMTAGHAVGEGAFGGLAEAPPDDTGEALGLKPSRLTLTIGFGPSLFEKFDLADRRPEALVDLPKFAGDNLDKNRSGGDLCIQACADDPQVAVHAVRNLARIGFGKVVIKWSQLGFGKTSSTTPEAQTPRNLMGFKDGTRNIAGTETDRLKKFVWVDEKDEPAWMAGGSYLVARRIRMHIETWDRTSLQEQEDIFGRDKGEGAPVGKAKERDEPFLKAMKPDAHVRLAHPDTNHGATILRRGYSFTDGTDGLGRLDAGLFFLAYQRDVRKGFIPIQRSLATDALNEYIQHVGSALFAVPPGVRDKDDWWGRTLFSKEA, encoded by the coding sequence ATGACGGACACCAACTCCCCCTCCCCCAGCCGCCGTTCCCTGCTCGGCTGGGGCGGCGCGGGCCTGGCGCTCGGCGCGGCCGCGGCAGGCGGCGCGGTGGCGATGGCCCGCACCGAGGACGACACCGAACCGGCCGGCTCGGCGATCGCCTTCCACGGCCCGCACCAGGCGGGCATCGCCACCCCGGTGCAGGACCGCCTGCACTTCGCCGCGTTCGACGTGACGACCGACGACCGTGAGGCCTTCGTCCAGCTGCTGAAGGACTGGACGGCGGCCGCCCGGCGCATGACGGCCGGACATGCCGTCGGCGAGGGCGCGTTCGGCGGCCTGGCCGAGGCGCCCCCGGACGACACCGGCGAGGCCCTCGGTCTGAAGCCCTCCCGCCTGACCCTCACGATCGGCTTCGGCCCGTCCCTGTTCGAGAAGTTCGACCTCGCGGACCGCCGCCCGGAGGCCCTGGTCGACCTGCCGAAGTTCGCGGGCGACAACCTGGACAAGAACCGCAGCGGCGGTGACCTGTGCATCCAGGCCTGCGCCGACGACCCCCAGGTCGCGGTCCACGCCGTCCGCAACCTGGCCCGCATCGGCTTCGGCAAGGTCGTCATCAAGTGGTCGCAGCTCGGCTTCGGCAAGACCTCCTCCACCACGCCCGAGGCACAGACACCGCGCAACCTGATGGGCTTCAAGGACGGCACCCGCAACATCGCGGGCACGGAGACGGACCGCCTGAAGAAGTTCGTCTGGGTGGACGAGAAGGACGAACCGGCCTGGATGGCGGGCGGCAGCTACCTCGTGGCCCGCCGCATCCGCATGCACATCGAGACCTGGGACCGCACCTCGCTGCAGGAGCAGGAGGACATCTTCGGCCGCGACAAGGGCGAGGGCGCCCCGGTCGGCAAGGCCAAGGAGCGCGACGAGCCGTTCCTGAAGGCGATGAAGCCCGACGCGCACGTCCGGCTCGCGCACCCCGACACCAATCACGGGGCGACGATCCTGCGCCGCGGCTACTCCTTCACCGACGGCACGGACGGCCTAGGCCGCCTGGACGCGGGCCTGTTCTTCCTGGCCTACCAGCGGGACGTCCGCAAGGGCTTCATCCCGATCCAGCGCAGCCTGGCCACGGACGCGCTCAACGAGTACATCCAGCACGTGGGTTCGGCCCTCTTCGCCGTCCCGCCGGGCGTCCGCGACAAGGACGACTGGTGGGGCCGGACGCTGTTCTCGAAGGAGGCCTGA
- a CDS encoding MFS transporter — translation MTPPADPAAPTGPRVPEAVHRRRWAILGVLMLSLLIVVLDNSILNVAIKTISTPAPTGLGATQSELEWAINAYTLVFAGLLFTAGLLGDRLGRKKVLIGGLAVFGLGSALAAFSGSPGELITFRAVMGLGAAFVMPATLAVLMNVFEREEQAKAIGIWAGGVGLAVAIGPITGGVLLDHFWWGSVFLVNVPIVVLGLVLMLWLVPDSRDPHPGRIDPVGVVLSVVGLVLLVYGIIKGGQLADFTDVTVLATIGAGLAVLVAFVVFEKRSDHPSIDVTYFKDKVFSAAIAAIALVFFALMGVTFFAVFYTQSVRGYSPLQTGLLMLPLAAAQLIFAPRARLVVDRFGNRVTTTAGMVVIAAMLAAFATLDADTPIWILEVIFFLMGAGMAHIMTPVSVVIMQALPREKAGSASALSNTFRQVGGALGIAVLGSVLSTAYRTGIEDKLGVLPPALRHTAGESIEATLGVADKLGPRGESLITPAYDAFLHAMHTTALWGAGIALIGAVVVALFLPGRPSAPRQEEGEKELSRTEA, via the coding sequence ATGACTCCTCCTGCCGACCCGGCCGCCCCCACCGGCCCGCGCGTACCGGAAGCGGTGCACCGGCGCCGCTGGGCGATCCTCGGCGTGCTGATGCTCAGCCTGCTGATCGTCGTGCTCGACAACTCGATCCTGAACGTCGCCATCAAGACGATCTCCACCCCGGCCCCCACCGGCCTCGGCGCCACCCAGAGCGAGCTGGAATGGGCGATCAACGCCTACACCCTCGTCTTCGCCGGCCTGCTGTTCACCGCCGGGCTGCTCGGCGACCGGCTGGGCCGCAAGAAGGTGCTGATCGGCGGTCTCGCCGTGTTCGGCCTCGGCTCCGCGCTCGCCGCGTTCTCCGGCTCACCGGGCGAGCTGATCACCTTCCGGGCCGTGATGGGCCTGGGCGCCGCGTTCGTCATGCCCGCCACCCTCGCCGTCCTCATGAACGTCTTCGAGCGTGAGGAGCAGGCCAAGGCCATCGGCATCTGGGCGGGCGGCGTCGGCCTCGCCGTCGCCATCGGCCCGATCACCGGCGGTGTCCTGCTCGACCACTTCTGGTGGGGCTCGGTCTTCCTCGTCAACGTGCCGATCGTTGTGCTCGGGCTCGTGCTGATGCTCTGGCTGGTGCCCGACTCGCGCGATCCGCACCCGGGCCGGATCGATCCCGTCGGCGTCGTGCTGTCCGTCGTCGGCCTGGTGCTGCTCGTCTACGGCATCATCAAGGGCGGCCAGCTCGCCGACTTCACCGACGTGACGGTGCTGGCGACCATCGGCGCCGGACTCGCCGTGCTCGTCGCCTTCGTCGTGTTCGAGAAGCGCAGCGACCACCCGTCGATAGACGTCACGTACTTCAAGGACAAGGTCTTCTCGGCCGCCATCGCCGCCATCGCGCTGGTCTTCTTCGCGCTGATGGGCGTGACGTTCTTCGCCGTCTTCTACACGCAGAGCGTGCGCGGCTACTCGCCGCTGCAGACCGGTCTGCTGATGCTGCCGCTGGCCGCCGCCCAGCTGATCTTCGCGCCGCGGGCCCGGCTGGTGGTCGACCGCTTCGGCAACCGGGTCACGACCACGGCCGGCATGGTCGTCATCGCCGCCATGCTGGCCGCCTTCGCCACCCTGGACGCGGACACGCCCATCTGGATCCTGGAAGTGATCTTCTTCCTGATGGGCGCCGGCATGGCGCACATCATGACGCCGGTCAGCGTCGTCATCATGCAGGCCCTGCCCCGCGAGAAGGCCGGCTCCGCCTCCGCGCTCAGCAACACCTTCCGGCAGGTCGGTGGCGCCCTCGGCATCGCCGTGCTCGGCTCGGTGCTGTCCACGGCGTACCGCACGGGCATCGAGGACAAGCTCGGCGTCCTGCCCCCGGCCCTGCGGCACACCGCCGGGGAGTCCATCGAGGCCACGCTCGGCGTCGCGGACAAGCTCGGCCCGCGGGGCGAGTCCCTCATCACCCCGGCCTACGACGCGTTCCTGCACGCGATGCACACCACCGCCCTGTGGGGTGCGGGCATCGCCCTGATCGGCGCGGTCGTCGTGGCGCTGTTCCTGCCGGGCAGGCCGTCGGCACCCCGGCAGGAGGAGGGAGAGAAGGAGTTGTCGCGCACGGAGGCGTAG
- the map gene encoding type I methionyl aminopeptidase — translation MSGQSLLVPGELSPTRSVPGNIRRPEYVGKPAPTPYTGPEVQTPETVEAMRVAGRIAARAMAEAAKLISPGVTTDELDRVAHEYMCDHGAYPSTLGYRGFPKSLCTSVNEVICHGIPDSTVLRDGDIVNLDVTAYIGGVHGDNNATYLVGDVDEESRLLVERTRESLERAIKAVKPGRQINIIGRVIESYAKRFGYGVVRDFTGHGINSSFHSGLIIPHYDSPHATTVIQPGMTFTIEPMLTLGTHEYDMWDDGWTVVTKDRKRTAQFEHTLVVTDSGAEILTLP, via the coding sequence ATGTCTGGCCAGTCGCTGCTCGTCCCAGGGGAGCTGTCCCCCACCCGTTCCGTGCCCGGAAACATCCGTCGCCCCGAGTACGTCGGCAAGCCCGCGCCGACGCCGTACACCGGACCGGAGGTGCAGACGCCCGAGACCGTCGAGGCGATGCGCGTGGCCGGCCGGATCGCGGCCCGGGCGATGGCGGAGGCCGCGAAGCTGATCTCCCCCGGGGTGACCACGGACGAGCTGGACAGGGTCGCGCACGAGTACATGTGCGACCACGGCGCCTACCCCTCGACGCTGGGCTACCGCGGCTTCCCGAAGTCGCTGTGCACGAGCGTCAACGAGGTCATCTGCCACGGCATCCCGGACTCGACGGTGCTGCGCGACGGCGACATCGTCAACCTCGACGTGACGGCGTACATCGGCGGCGTGCACGGCGACAACAACGCCACCTACCTGGTGGGTGACGTCGACGAGGAGTCGCGGCTGCTGGTGGAGCGGACCCGGGAGTCCCTGGAGCGGGCGATCAAGGCGGTCAAGCCGGGCCGGCAGATCAACATCATCGGCCGGGTCATCGAGTCCTACGCCAAGCGCTTCGGCTACGGAGTGGTCCGGGACTTCACCGGGCACGGCATCAACTCGTCGTTCCACTCGGGCCTGATCATCCCGCACTACGACAGCCCGCACGCGACGACGGTGATCCAGCCCGGCATGACGTTCACGATCGAGCCGATGCTGACGCTCGGGACGCACGAGTACGACATGTGGGACGACGGCTGGACGGTCGTCACGAAGGACCGGAAGCGGACGGCCCAGTTCGAGCACACGCTGGTGGTGACGGACTCGGGCGCGGAGATCCTCACGCTGCCGTAA
- a CDS encoding PhzF family phenazine biosynthesis protein, protein MTDYDVLRVFCGPNGGYGNELGVVREGSVLPEREERQAFAAKVGFSETVFVDDPERGVIDIYTPTLRLPFAGHPCVGTAWLLDVPELVTPAGVVGARQDGEFCWIEARAEWVPPRTLRRYGSAAEVDDLTVPPPGEWVYAWAWEDEPAGRIRARAFPGRGDGIDEDEATGAAALLLTDRLGRALNITQGAGSQILTAPQPGGWTEVGGRVHLER, encoded by the coding sequence GTGACTGATTACGACGTGCTCCGCGTCTTCTGCGGACCGAACGGTGGGTACGGCAACGAGCTCGGCGTCGTGCGTGAAGGGTCCGTGCTGCCGGAGCGGGAGGAGCGGCAGGCGTTCGCCGCGAAGGTCGGATTCAGCGAGACCGTGTTCGTCGACGACCCCGAGCGCGGAGTGATCGACATCTACACGCCCACGCTGCGGCTGCCCTTCGCCGGGCACCCCTGCGTCGGGACGGCGTGGCTGCTCGACGTGCCCGAGCTGGTCACACCCGCGGGAGTGGTCGGAGCCCGGCAGGACGGCGAGTTCTGCTGGATCGAGGCGCGGGCGGAGTGGGTGCCGCCGCGGACGCTGCGCCGGTACGGCAGCGCCGCCGAGGTCGACGACCTGACCGTGCCGCCGCCGGGGGAGTGGGTGTACGCCTGGGCGTGGGAGGACGAGCCCGCCGGGCGGATCCGGGCCCGGGCCTTCCCCGGCCGGGGTGACGGCATCGACGAGGACGAGGCGACCGGTGCCGCGGCCCTGCTGCTCACCGACCGGCTGGGCCGGGCCCTCAACATCACCCAGGGCGCGGGCTCCCAGATCCTCACCGCGCCCCAGCCGGGCGGATGGACCGAGGTCGGCGGCCGGGTCCACCTCGAGCGCTGA
- a CDS encoding site-2 protease family protein has protein sequence MTTATTRHSERRISPVFVGIVAVTAVTGWATWTGFAEQPGVAVFLFVTAAWIVSLCLHEYAHARTALHSGDISIGAKGYLTLNPLKYTHALLSIVLPVIFVIMGGIGLPGGAVFIERNRIQGRWKHSLISAAGPLTNVLFALVCTAPFWLDALDGVPNDFRFALAFLALLQVTAALLNFLPVPGLDGYGVIEPWLSYGIRRQVEPFAPFGLLFVFALLWLPAVNGVFFDVIDTILKSLNISDFETYCGQELYRFWQGSNEFCSAAP, from the coding sequence ATGACCACCGCCACCACCCGCCACAGCGAGCGACGGATCAGTCCCGTGTTCGTCGGGATCGTCGCCGTGACGGCGGTCACGGGATGGGCGACCTGGACCGGGTTCGCCGAGCAGCCCGGTGTCGCCGTGTTCCTGTTCGTGACGGCGGCGTGGATCGTCTCGCTGTGCCTGCACGAGTACGCGCACGCGCGCACCGCCCTGCACAGCGGCGACATCTCCATCGGCGCGAAGGGCTATCTGACCCTCAACCCACTGAAGTACACGCACGCCCTGCTCAGCATCGTGCTCCCGGTGATCTTCGTGATCATGGGTGGCATCGGACTGCCCGGCGGTGCCGTGTTCATCGAGCGGAACCGGATCCAGGGGCGCTGGAAGCACAGCCTGATCTCGGCCGCCGGTCCGCTGACGAACGTGCTGTTCGCCCTCGTGTGCACCGCCCCGTTCTGGCTGGACGCGCTGGACGGCGTGCCGAACGACTTCCGGTTCGCGCTGGCGTTCCTCGCGCTGCTCCAGGTGACGGCCGCGCTGCTGAACTTCCTGCCGGTGCCGGGCCTGGACGGCTACGGCGTGATCGAGCCGTGGCTGTCGTACGGCATCCGGCGCCAGGTGGAGCCGTTCGCGCCGTTCGGCCTGCTGTTCGTGTTCGCGCTGCTGTGGCTGCCGGCGGTGAACGGCGTCTTCTTCGACGTGATCGACACGATCCTGAAGTCCCTCAACATCAGCGACTTCGAGACGTACTGCGGTCAGGAGCTGTACCGCTTCTGGCAGGGCTCGAACGAGTTCTGCTCGGCGGCCCCGTGA
- the panB gene encoding 3-methyl-2-oxobutanoate hydroxymethyltransferase — protein MTQLPAAQTAQTKPSDGGRALYGGKGTRRITVRDIAAAKERGEKWPMLTAYDAMTASVFDEAGIPVMLVGDSAGNCHLGYETTVPVTLDEMTMLSAAVVRGTSRALIVGDLPFGSYQEGPVQALRSATRLVKEAGVQAVKLEGGERSHEQIRLLVESGIPVMAHIGLTPQSVNAMGYRVQGRGEEAAQQLLRDAKAVQDAGAFAVVLELVPAELAAEVTRVLHIPTVGIGAGPETDAQVLVWTDMLGLTGGRVPKFVKQYANLREVMGSAVKAFADEVVGGTFPQEENSVH, from the coding sequence ATGACGCAGCTTCCGGCTGCCCAGACTGCTCAGACGAAGCCCTCCGACGGCGGCAGGGCGCTGTACGGGGGCAAGGGCACCCGCCGTATCACCGTGCGGGACATCGCCGCCGCCAAGGAGCGTGGCGAGAAGTGGCCGATGCTCACCGCGTACGACGCGATGACCGCGTCCGTCTTCGACGAGGCCGGCATCCCGGTGATGCTCGTCGGCGACTCGGCGGGCAACTGCCACCTCGGGTACGAGACGACCGTGCCCGTCACCCTCGACGAGATGACGATGCTGTCGGCGGCGGTGGTACGGGGCACCTCCCGTGCCCTGATCGTCGGCGACCTGCCCTTCGGCTCCTACCAGGAGGGTCCGGTGCAGGCGCTGCGCTCGGCGACCCGGCTGGTGAAGGAGGCCGGCGTGCAGGCGGTGAAGCTGGAGGGGGGCGAGCGGTCGCACGAACAGATCCGGCTGCTCGTCGAGTCCGGCATCCCGGTCATGGCGCACATCGGCCTGACCCCCCAGTCGGTCAACGCGATGGGCTACCGCGTGCAGGGCCGGGGCGAGGAGGCGGCCCAGCAACTGCTGCGGGACGCGAAGGCCGTGCAGGACGCGGGCGCGTTCGCGGTGGTGCTGGAACTGGTCCCCGCGGAGCTCGCCGCCGAGGTGACGCGGGTGCTGCACATCCCGACCGTCGGGATCGGGGCCGGCCCCGAGACCGACGCGCAGGTACTGGTGTGGACCGACATGCTGGGCCTGACCGGCGGGCGCGTGCCGAAGTTCGTGAAGCAGTACGCCAACCTGCGTGAGGTCATGGGGAGCGCGGTGAAGGCGTTCGCCGACGAGGTCGTCGGCGGAACGTTCCCGCAGGAGGAGAACTCCGTCCACTAG
- a CDS encoding TetR/AcrR family transcriptional regulator: protein MSLAERHPPHGGPVRGRPRSEAVERAIIEGVMRLLEEGVPLAELSIERIARTAGVGKATIYRRWSGKEELFVDVVRAAEPPDPPLPGTSMRDDLVVLLEQVRRRGLANRSSAILHSVQAQMKSSPKLWAAYHATVVAPRRRLGLEVLRRGRENGELRTDLDLELLNDLFVGPVLVRAVLRPDADLPDDLAEQVVDTLLEGLRPGGSPSVRSGPGHS from the coding sequence GTGAGCCTCGCCGAACGGCACCCCCCGCACGGCGGACCCGTGAGGGGCCGCCCCAGAAGCGAGGCCGTCGAGCGCGCCATCATCGAGGGCGTGATGAGGCTCCTGGAGGAGGGCGTGCCCCTCGCGGAGCTGTCCATCGAGCGCATCGCCCGCACCGCCGGCGTCGGCAAGGCCACCATCTACCGCCGCTGGAGCGGCAAGGAGGAGCTCTTCGTCGACGTCGTGCGCGCCGCGGAGCCTCCGGACCCGCCGCTGCCCGGCACCTCCATGCGTGACGACCTCGTGGTCCTGCTGGAGCAGGTGCGCCGGCGCGGCCTGGCCAACCGCTCCTCGGCGATCCTGCACAGCGTGCAGGCCCAGATGAAGAGCAGTCCGAAGCTCTGGGCGGCCTACCACGCCACCGTCGTCGCCCCGCGCCGCCGGCTCGGCCTGGAGGTCCTGCGCCGCGGCCGGGAGAACGGCGAACTGCGCACGGACCTCGACCTCGAACTGCTGAACGACCTGTTCGTCGGCCCGGTCCTCGTACGCGCCGTGCTGCGCCCCGACGCCGACCTCCCCGACGACCTCGCCGAGCAGGTCGTCGACACCCTGCTCGAAGGGCTGCGGCCCGGCGGCTCACCGTCCGTCAGATCGGGCCCGGGCCACTCCTAG
- the efeO gene encoding iron uptake system protein EfeO, producing MRPARPASVVIAAAAALAAVTGCTEKSDAKDGDHVINVTATDDKCQVSKKEFPAGHIELAVENKGSKVTEVYVLFPDDRVVTERENIGPGTKQRVTAEVKAGDYQIACKPGMKGDGIRQAVKATGGKAVQRDPRLDKAVAAYRAYAQAQADETLPKAEAFAEAVKDGDLEAAKKAYAPSRIGWERTEPVAESFGDIDPKVDVREDGLEDGQDPATDWTGWHRLEKALWQDKKIGDREKDLADLLIKDLKDWQNRVGKAEITPTSMANGAKELLDEVATGKVTGEEERYSHTDLVDFKANVEGARKSYDLLKPVAKENDAALVTELDEQFAALDKLLDQYRPNPTSYDFTSYDKVGKADRKELSDAVNALAEPLSKLAAAVVK from the coding sequence ATGCGACCCGCTCGTCCCGCTTCCGTCGTCATCGCCGCAGCGGCGGCCCTGGCCGCCGTCACCGGCTGCACCGAGAAGAGCGACGCCAAGGACGGCGACCACGTGATCAACGTGACGGCGACGGACGACAAGTGCCAGGTGTCGAAGAAGGAGTTCCCGGCCGGGCACATCGAGCTGGCCGTGGAGAACAAGGGCTCCAAGGTCACCGAGGTCTACGTCCTCTTCCCCGACGACCGTGTGGTCACCGAGCGGGAGAACATAGGTCCCGGCACCAAGCAGCGGGTCACCGCCGAGGTGAAGGCCGGCGACTACCAGATCGCCTGCAAGCCCGGCATGAAGGGCGACGGCATCCGCCAGGCCGTCAAGGCCACCGGCGGCAAGGCCGTCCAGCGCGACCCGCGCCTGGACAAGGCCGTCGCCGCCTACCGCGCCTACGCGCAGGCGCAGGCCGACGAGACGCTGCCGAAGGCCGAGGCGTTCGCCGAGGCCGTCAAGGACGGCGACCTCGAGGCGGCGAAGAAGGCCTACGCCCCCTCCCGCATCGGCTGGGAGCGCACCGAGCCGGTCGCCGAGTCCTTCGGCGACATCGACCCCAAGGTCGACGTCCGTGAGGACGGCCTGGAGGACGGCCAGGACCCGGCCACCGACTGGACGGGCTGGCACCGTCTGGAGAAGGCCCTCTGGCAGGACAAGAAGATCGGCGACCGCGAGAAGGACCTCGCCGACCTGCTGATCAAGGACCTGAAGGACTGGCAGAACCGGGTCGGCAAGGCCGAGATCACCCCCACTTCCATGGCCAACGGCGCCAAGGAACTCCTCGACGAGGTCGCCACCGGCAAGGTCACCGGCGAGGAGGAGCGCTACTCGCACACCGACCTGGTCGACTTCAAGGCCAACGTGGAGGGCGCGCGGAAGTCCTACGACCTGCTGAAGCCGGTCGCCAAGGAGAACGACGCGGCCCTCGTCACCGAACTCGACGAGCAGTTCGCGGCCCTGGACAAGCTGCTCGACCAGTACCGCCCGAACCCGACGTCGTACGACTTCACCTCCTACGACAAGGTCGGCAAGGCCGACCGCAAGGAGCTCTCGGACGCGGTCAACGCTCTGGCGGAGCCGCTGTCGAAGCTCGCCGCGGCCGTGGTGAAGTAG